The genomic stretch AAAGATAAACGAAGTTGACACGTGTAGAATTAtcctactctttttttttccctaaaaaaaggTAGGCCGGGGAGACTAATTGTAGCTATCTTATCTGGGCATGATCATAGTAGTACCTACCCGCTAGGAGCCGCACAGTAGGGGCCTAGACGATGAGAACTGCAGGTGCTCCCTTAAGTCCGACTAAGCCATAACTTGACTCAGCCCCACCAGGGTATCAATGGGAATTCAAGGCAAgtaatactaatcaggcatatgtGGGGATTCTTCATTGCGGAGATTGGAACCCATGCCCTAGTACATGCCCTGACCACTTGGAAACTTccttgggccattgaaccaccacccttggTTGGTAAGAAATTCTCACTCACTGAGGTTGCAATTTTGCTATTGTAGGCTAAGAAATTTTCCCACTAAAACTAGAGAAACTGTAGAATTGATAAATCTAATAGTGGTTGCAGGAGCTACATGTTAATGCATCAACTTGTGGATAAGTCCCTACTTTGTGCAAGTACAtagaacaaacaacaaattcTTACTCACTGGCTGTAGGCTCACCTGTGGATCTCCTGCTCCAGCCACCAGAGCCTGCTTTTCGCTCCCCACGCTTTCTCTTATTCCTTGGAAAATGGACTTCTGAAGCTAAACAAGATGACAGAGATGATTGCTCCTGAGGCCCAACAGATTTTGCCACAGTAAGGGGTGGTTCTGATGTTGGAATTGAAGGGGGATTGGTGCTTTCTTCTTGGTCTCCTATCTCTGCCTCCTGATGCATCTCTGTGGAATGACTATCTACCTTTTTGAAACTGTCCTTCTCTGCTTCACCTGCCTCACTATTTACCAGAACACTATCTACAATCTGCATGTATTCCCAAAACAATTAGTAGATCATCCATGTCACCATTATCTCAAGAAAGTGAATGCATATAAGAATAGATCTGACTGCCAAAAGGGTTTTGAGGAACACATCAAGGGGGTCTGGTAGGATAGATGAGACATTAAAGGATTTTCTTTTATCTTACTTTTTCTCCAGGTAGATGAGATGGAGTTTGGTAGGGCCTCAACAGTGTTGTTGAAACCATAATGAGAAAACCAAGGATTGAAAATAACTACATGCAAAGGAGAACTTCAGGTTTGATTATTTCCCAagaaaaagttttcaaaaacgATTTACAGTTAGTTGCAATAATTGTGTACTCTGACAGACAGaatcaaaaggagaaaaaagtgGGTTACTCAAGCTACTGATATAAACTCATACAAaacctaaaggaaaaaagaaagcttAAGTTTTGTAACAATATTCAGATAAATAAGTATGATTCCATGGCCGCCATCTAGTAATAAACTGACCAAGTTACATGAATAACTGCAATTATTAGGGAGGAGAAGGCTTACATCTTCACATGAATCTCCAATCTGTGGCTGATGGAGGGTGACATCAGCTGCAGATAACAGTCCTGCTGTGCTTTCAATTATATCAGGTACATGAATTGTCTCCCCATAACTTAAAATGGCACTTCCAGGCATAACAAGATCTACATTGTCACACTCAGATGCATGCTTAGTTGGAGAATACACGGGACCCACTGATACATTGTCTCCATTGCCAGCAGAGAAAGTAGGACTGTGAGCAGAGCTAGTCTGTGCATCACAAAGTGCCAGAAGGCTCAAATTCTCAGAGGAAGAGAACCTTGCAGCATTTTTAGACAGTACCATGTCAATTTGACTCTTTAGCTTATGAACCCGAGAGTGCACCATTTCAATTTTCCAAAGAACTTGCTCCAAAATTTGTTCACCATCTCTAAACTCAAGAAATGACCAATTATTACCAATGCCAAATTTGTCATTGCAATCATCATTTTGGTCTGTGATTACTGCCCCAAATAACAGCAAGAAGCAGCATTCAGTGaaacatttaaagaaatatattaaCATCAGTAGAATGATTAACATTAATAGAAGATATTCATATAAGTTAGAATGAAATTAAAGATGATACTAGACATGGACAAGAGCACCATGCAGCAAGCTATATCAACGAAGATTGACAACACAGCATTGCACTACCTATGATTGGGACGTATAATATGAAActac from Corylus avellana chromosome ca1, CavTom2PMs-1.0 encodes the following:
- the LOC132167704 gene encoding uncharacterized protein LOC132167704: MAPAQPFMDIDLDIKPPIAAKMALDKEKRSSPTNSDGKGLRCKSNCGSTNIETQAMLDDQTKALKCPEDLEVDIIGCTVKSEIRSIKREDPDATEYSSSFADTTSNNENCSGLSEGEVESQFFGDDSLASAFDAFSSSLQMRKKKLTNHWRNFIRPLMWRCKWTELKIKEIESQALKYSREIAAYDQRKHLEFDQLTSEGLDSKSLPFSRQCYRKKAIKRRKRKRVEDTADITSYMSQHNLFSYLEIKKSDPDGNLLADDFGNPVITDQNDDCNDKFGIGNNWSFLEFRDGEQILEQVLWKIEMVHSRVHKLKSQIDMVLSKNAARFSSSENLSLLALCDAQTSSAHSPTFSAGNGDNVSVGPVYSPTKHASECDNVDLVMPGSAILSYGETIHVPDIIESTAGLLSAADVTLHQPQIGDSCEDIVDSVLVNSEAGEAEKDSFKKVDSHSTEMHQEAEIGDQEESTNPPSIPTSEPPLTVAKSVGPQEQSSLSSCLASEVHFPRNKRKRGERKAGSGGWSRRSTGEPTASE